A window from Amblyomma americanum isolate KBUSLIRL-KWMA chromosome 7, ASM5285725v1, whole genome shotgun sequence encodes these proteins:
- the LOC144099115 gene encoding catechol O-methyltransferase domain-containing protein 1-like, whose translation MENLRVPKKKDLVCPLAAQYAEEHTLRLHPVQEKLMEITKKHRYGSMLGDSCQLQFFQILLKTMSAKKYLEIGTFTGCSAVAAALALPPDGKVVALDLHETLVNVGRPLWKDAGIENKIELRFGPAVESLDALLREGQAGTFDFVFIDADKENYDNYYERCLQLVKQNGLIAIDNVLWRGTVYDPEDQTSESMSLRAFNKKLHEDERIDICLLPMADGLTFARKR comes from the exons GAAAATCTCAGGGTACCCAAAAAGAAGGACCTGGTGTGTCCCTTGGCTGCCCAGTATGCCGAGGAGCACACGCTACGGCTGCATCCGGTGCAGGAGAAACTCATGgag ATTACAAAGAAACATCGCTACGGCTCTATGTTGGGTGACAGCTGCCAGCTGCAGTTCTTTCAAATCCTGCTGAAGACTATGTCAGCCAAAAAGTACCTCGAAATAG GCACGTTCACCGGCTGCAGTGCAGTCGCCGCCGCCCTGGCGTTGCCCCCAGACGGAAAAGTGGTGGCGCTGGACCTCCACGAGACGCTGGTGAACGTCGGTAGGCCGTTATGGAAGGAC GCTGGCATCGAAAACAAGATTGAGCTGCGTTTCGGACCAGCAGTTGAGTCTTTGG ATGCTTTGCTGCGGGAAGGACAGGCGGGCACTTTCGACTTCGTGTTCATCGAcgcagacaaggagaactacgaCAACTATTACGAGAGGTGCTTGCAGTTGGTCAAGCAGAACGGACTCATCGCCATCGACAAC GTGCTGTGGCGAGGCACGGTTTACGACCCCGAAGACCAGACGTCGGAGTCCATGTCTTTGCGGGCCTTCAACAAGAAGCTGCACGAGGACGAGCGGATAGACATCTGCCTTCTTCCCATGGCCGACGGACTAACATTTGCACGCAAGAGGTGA